Within the Mycobacterium gordonae genome, the region CCGTATTTCAGCGCACACCGCCCTGGATGGTGCCCAAGGAGGATCGGCCCTACAGCGCAGCCGAATTGGCTCAGTTCCGGCGCAACCCGCTGGCCGCGCGCCGGAAGCGTTGGCAGATCTGGAAATTCCAGCACGACAACACTGCGACCATGGCCGACGACCCGATCGTCGCCGCGCGGTCTGCGTTCGCGACCTCCTTCCTGGAACGCACGGTGCCCGACGAGCACCTGCGCCGGGCGTTGACGCCGGACTATCCGTTCCGCTGCAAGCGCGTGTTGTTGGGTGACGACTTCTATCGAGCGTTGCAGCAGGACAACGTCGCACTGGTCACCGATCCCATCGAACGGTTGACGGACTCCGCGGTGGTCACCGCGTCGGGCGCTGCGGTCGACGTCGATGCCGTGGTGCTGGCCACTGGATTCGAGACGTCTCGCTATCTCTCGGGTATCGAGGTCATCGGCGCCCGGGGACGGAGTCTGCACGAGCGCTGGGGTCAAGACCCGACCGCGTACCTGGGTGTGGCGGTGTCGGGGTTCCCGAACTTCTTCATGCTCTATGGGCCCAACACCAATCAGGGCGGCAATTCGATCGTCTACATTCTCGAGGCGGGCGCTCGACTCGTGGCCAGCGCGGTGTCCCGGATCGCCCGCCACGGGGGATACCTCGATGTTCGTCCGGAGGCGGAGCGGCGCTACAACGACCGACTCTCGGCCGACCTGGAACGCTCGATCTGGACGCAGTGCGACAGCTACTTCCGCTCGCCCAGTGGCCGTGTCGTGACCCAGTGGCCGTACACCGAATTGGAGTACGCGCGCCGTACCTGGCGGGTCAGGCCGGGGGATTGGACGCACGAAGGTGCTGCATCGCCGAAAGTTGCCGCGGGGACCACGCTAAACCGGCCTTAAACTATCAGACGATTGATTATTTGCCGAAAACGATCCGCGTCGCCGTGGCGCCTGCATACGATCAATTGATTGATTGCATCGCCGTTTGGAAGGTCACCGATGTCGTACGTTGCTGTAATCCCGGAGCTGCTGGCGGCGGCGTCGTCGGAGTTGTCGGGAATCGGGTCGGCGTTGGCCGCCGCGCACGCCGCGGCGGCGCTGCCGACCGCCACAATCCTGGCCGCGGCCGACGACGAAGTGTCGGCGGCCATCGCCGCGTTGTTCGCCGGGCACGCCCGCGACTACCAGGCGCTCAACCTGCGGATCGAAGCCTTTCACCAGCAGTTCGTGCGGTCGCTGACATCCGGTGCGGGCTGGTACGCCGCTGCCGAATCGGCCAACATCACTCCGCTAGAACAGGCGCTCAACCTGATCAACGCACCAACCCGGGCGCTGACCGGCCGGCCGCTGATCGGGAACGGCGCCGACGGGCCGGCCGGCACCGGTGCCGACGGTGGAGCCGGCGGACTGCTGTACGGCAATGGCGGCAAGGGCGGATCGGGGGCGGCCGGCCAGGCCGGCGGAAACGGCGGCAGCGCCGGGCTGATCGGTAACGGCGGCGCGGGCGGTCAGGCGGGCACCGGCGTCGACGCCACCCGGCCGGCGCCGGCGGGGGGCCGGGGCGGTAACGGCGGCCTGTTGTCCGGCAATGGCGGTGCCGGCGGCATGGGGGGCGCCGGCGCGATCGGTGGCGTCGGGGGCGCCGGGGGCAACGCCGGATTGGTGGGCGACGGCGGCAACGGTGGCGCCGGCGGAGCCGGCCAGACACCGGGTGCGGGTGGGGCCGGCGGCTCCGGGGGCCAGCTCGCCGGCCACGACGGCGCTCACGGGGCGACCGGAACGAAGGTCAGCGGCCCCAGCAACCCGGGTAATCCGACCGATCCGGGTAATCCGACCGATCCGGGTAATCCGTCGAACCCCCCAGGCCAGAACGCGGTGGGCGCGGCCCGTGACGACAAGATCACGTCCGCCAATGGAGGGACCGTCGCCGACGGCAATCTGAAAGAAATCTCCGGCGTCGACGCCGGGATCAACAACCCGGATGTCTACTGGGTGCACAACGATTCCGGAGACAGCGCACGCATCTTCGCAATCGATGCCAAGACCGGTCAGACCCTGGCCACCTACAAGCTCAGTGGCGCCTCAGCGAGCGACTGGGAGGACATCGAGGTGGCCAAGGGTCCGGATGGCAAGTCCTACATCTACGTGGGGGACATCGGCGACAACGGGCTGTCGCGCAGCAGCGTCACGGTCTACCGGGTGCCCGAGCCGATCGTCACCGGCACCGCAAGCAATCCCACGAGCGGTTCCCTGTCCGGAGTCGAACAACTCAAGCTGCAGTATCCCGGCGGAGAGAAGATCAACTCCGAGGCGCTCGCGGTCGACCCGAACACGCGCAACCTCGTGGTGGTGGAGAAGACCAGCGGCAGCGTGTCGCGGGTGTTCGCCGCTCCGGACGCCGGATGGACCAGCGCGGGCAGTAGCAGTAGCCCGACACAGTGGAATCAGGTTGCCACTCTGGACATGTCCCGCTCCTCGTCGAAACTAGTCACCGCCGCGGACTTCTCGCCGGACGGCTCGCAGTTGGCGGTGCGGACCTACCGCGATGTCCTGCTCTGGGATCGCGCCCCGGGCACCAGCGCCTGGTCGCCGTTCGGTCAGCCGCCTGTCGACGCGCCGGCGGTCAGTGAAACGCAGGGTGAAGCGATCGCCTTCCATCCCGATGGTCGGGGCTACGTCACGGTCAGCGAGGGGACCGGCCAAACGTTGCACGAGTACAACATTCGCTGACGTTGGTGGTAAGCAGGCGTGATGAACGCTTCGCTGCTCACCAGGACAAAGGGCAACGGTCAGCTGGCCGCCCGCCGGCTGGGCGACGTGTCGTGGGCGATCGTGCAGGCATCGAGCGCCGCCGGGTTGGCCTGGTATATCGCGCACGACCTGCTGGGTCATTCTGATCCCTTCTTCGCTCCGATCACCGCGGCGGTAACGCTGTCGGCCAGCAACGTGTTTCACGCACAGCGGGTGATCCAGAACATCTGCGGGGTGGCCTTGGGAATCAGCCTGGGCGCCGCGGTGCAACTGCTGCTCGGCAACGAATGGATCGCGATGTCCGGGGCGGTGTTCGCCGCGTTGTCCATCGCGGTGTTGATCGGTCACGGATTTCTCGGCGAGGGACTGACATTCGCCAACCAGACCGCCGGGTCGGCCGTTCTGGTGATGGCGATCACCGGTGGTGACCGCCTCTTCGAGCGTCTGCAGGAAGCCATGATCGGCGGCGGTCTGGCCTTGGCGATGAGTCTGCTGCTGTTCCCGGGCAACCCGGTGGAGATTCTTCGTGCGGCCCGCGTTGCCGTGTTGGATGCTCTGAAAGACGCTCTTGGTCAACCCGATCGGATTCTGCCGGCAGCCGATCGGGTGCATGAGCGCCTGGACGACCTCATCGAGGCCCGCTATCACGCGCGCCTGCTGGCGCGGTTCGCGCCGCTGCGCCGGAACCTGCGCGCCGCCGTCGAAAGCGCCGATCGGCAGGCCGCGGAGTTGACGCTGCTGGCCGGCTCCGTGCTGCACCTGGCCCGAGCGGCAGCGCCGGAGAACCGTGGAGCCGAACCGGCCGAACCCGTGCGCGAGGCGATCGGTGAGCTCGCGGCGGGCCTGAACGACGTCGAGGGTGACGTCGAGGCGGCGAGCGCCCATGCGCGGGCCGCCTGTGGATGCGCGGCGTCGATCGACTCCACTGAGGCCGCGGGGTCTGTGCTGGCCGATGTCGTGACAGCGTGTGCCGAAGACCTGCAGCGGGTCATCGATCTGCGGCCGTGAAAGCCCGGCCTTTTCTTCTGTCTGATTCTCACCGCTGCCGGGAAGCGGCCGGATCGTTAGCATCGTCGAATTGCCCATCGACCGTACGAGTTGAGGATCTCTGTTGAGTCACCGTCTGCGCTGGCTTGGTCGAGTGTCCTGGCTCAACGTCCTGGGCGTAGTCGCAATCGTTTTCGCGGCGACTGCGATCGTGGTCAAAAACCTTCCCGAAGACCGGTCGAATGAGATCCTCAACGTTTCTTACGACCCCACCCGTGAGCTGTACGCGGCGATCGACCAGGCCTTCATCACCAAGTACGGAAACAGATTGACCGTCAGGCAGTCTCACGGCGGCTCGGGTCGGCAGGCGCGCAGCGTCGCGGACGGGTCCCAGCGAGCCCAGGTGGTGTCGCTGGCGCTGATCAGCGACATCGACACGCTGGCCAGGCGCGGGCTGCTGGCAGCCGATTGGCGGCAACGACTCCCCAACAACTCGGTTCCCTACACCTCGACCATCGTCTTCCTGGTCCGCAAGGGCAATCCGAAAGGCATTCGTGACTGGCCGGATCTGGTAGACCGCGACGTCGCGATCGTTTCACCCAACCCGCGCACCTCGGGTAACGGCCAGCTCAGCGTGCTGGCCGCCTGGGGTTCGGTCACCACGCGGGGCGGCAGCCCGGAACAGGCCGGCAGTTATGTGCGGGCACTGCTTCAACATGTCGCGGTCGCTGATGCCGGGGCGCGCGGTGCAGGGGTGAGCTTCACCGTGCAGCGGATCGGTGATGTGCAATTGACGTGGGAGAATGAGGCGCTGCGCGAGGTCGCCGCCAACAAGGACGAACTCGAGATCGTCTACCCGCCCGTGAGCATCCTGGCCGAACCCGCCGTGGCGTGGGTCGACGCCAACCTCGCCGATGCCAGGGTGGCCGGCAACGCCAAGGACTACTTGCGCTATCTGTTCACCGACGCCGCACAGGAAATGATCGCGCAGTACGGTTACCGGCCGTTCCGGACCGACATTCTTGCCCGCCATACCGACCGGCTTCCTTCTCTGAGGCTGTTTCCGGTGACCGCGGTCGCTCGTGACTGGACCGATGCCCGGGAAAAGTTTTTCGGCGACAACGGAATCCTCGACACCCTTACGGCGCCCCCGGTCGCCGCCGCACCGGCGACCTAGAAGATTCACGTGGGTCAACCATTCCAGTACGGCTGGATCAAGGGGCGGGCGGACCTGATCGCCGGCCTGACCGTCGCGGCCATCTCGTTTCCGCAAGCGATCGCGTATGCACTGATCGCCGGTGTGGACCCGAAGTTCGGCGTCTACTCGGCCGTCGTGGTGACGACGATCGCGTCGATCTTCGGGTCGTCCTCGCACCTGATCAACGGACCGACGAGCGCGATCTCACTGCTGGTTTTCACAGCCCTGGCGTTCATCGACTCGGAGAACACCGGGCAGCTGTACCAGGCGCTTTTCCTGCTGGGTGTGCTGGTCGGGGCGTTCCAGATCGTCATCGCAGTCTTCCGGCTCGGCAACCTGACCCGCTACATCTCGGAATCCGTGATCATCGGATTCATGGCCGCCGCGGCCTTCCTGCTCGCCATCGGGCAGCTTGGTAATGCGCTGGGAGTCAAGGACAAAGGCAACGGCCATATGCAGGTGCTACGGCGCGTGTGGCTGACGTTGTTCCGCGGCGATGCGATCAACTACCGAGCGGTGATCGTCAGCGCCACCGCGGTGGTGCTGGCAGTGGTGCTCCGAAAGGTGGTGCAGCGCTTCGGGCTACCGCAGATCGACATGCTCGCCGTGCTGATCATCACCGCACTGATCGCCTATCTGGCCGGCTGGTCGGTGCCGGGCGCCGGCGGGCACACCGCGGTGTCGGTGGCCGCCAAGGTGCCGCGCAGCTTACCGACCCCGCACATCCCTGAGGTCAACACGGCGTGGTTGCCCGAGTTGTCGACCGGGGCCCTGGCCATCGCCTTCGTCGGCATCATCGAAGCGCTGTCGATTGCCAAAGCCATTGCGCACCAAACTCAACAGAAGCTCGACTACAACCGGCAGATCATGGCCGAAGGCCTGGCTAATCTCGGTGGCGGATTCTTCCAAAGCCTGCCGGGATCGGGGTCTTTGTCGCGCTCGGCGATCAACTACCAGTCCGGTGCCGCGACCCGCTTCTCCGGCATCGTCTCGGCCGCAACGGTTGCGGTTGCACTGCTGCTTTTCGCGCCGTTGCTGCGCTATGTCCCGCAGCCGGCGCTGGCCGGACTGCTCCTGGTGACCGCGGCGCGCCTGGTCAACTTCCAGCGCTTGATCTACACGCTGAAGGCGTCCCGGTATGACGCGGGCCTGGTGATCGTGACGGCCGTCACCGGGATTGCGATCGATCTCGACAAGGCCGTGCTGCTGGGCGTCATCCTGTCGATCCTGCTGTTCGTGCCGCGCGCCGCCAAACTCAAGGCCACTGAACTCATCGTTACCCCCGAACGCGTGGTGCGCGAACGTGTTCCGGGTGACGAGCCGGATGCGAGCACCTTCATCTACGACCTGGAGGGAGAGCTGTTCTTCGGGGCCGCAACGGAATTGGACCGCCACCTGGCCGACCTGACGCAACGGATCGAGTCGGAGGATCGGGGCAGGGTGGTGATTCTGCGACTCAAACGCGTACGGCACCCTGATGTGGTGTGCATCGAGCGGATCGAGCATTTCCTTCGCGAACTCACCGACCGGGGCGTCACTGTGCTGCTGGCAGGACTGCGACCCGACACCGCCGCGATCCTGAAGAACGTGGGCTTCGACAGTTGGTTCCCCGCCGAGCACGTCTTCCCCGAGGAGGATAAGGAATTCTCGGCCACGCTCAAAGCCGTGCGCTATGCGCACGCAACGGCGGCAGATCGCCCCGTTGCGCAACCTGACCTGTACTACCTGGTCTGAAATCTGCTCACGGCGTACCCGCCTTCGCCGCGGCGACGACACCGCCGTCCACCAGCAGGTCAGTGCCGGTGATGAAGGTGGCGTCGCTGCCGAGTAGGAATGCGACCGCCGCGGCGATGTCATCGGGGGTCCCGATGCGCCCGGTACCGGACATGGCGATCATGGCCCGCATTCCGTCACCCACGGGCGAAGCGAGTTCCTGTTGCCCCATCGGGGTGGAGATGATGCCCGGGCTGATCGAATTGATGCGGGCTCCTCGACGGCCCCAGTGCGCGCTAGCCGCGCGAACGCGAACAACGTTGGCCTGTTTGGCGATCGGGTAGGCGAAATTCGGCTCACCGATCTTACTGACGAAGTCCAGGGTGAGCAGTTCCTCGGGCGGATTGTGCGCCAATGCCCGTTCCTGCTCGGCCGACAACGGTGGCATGAAGTGGCCGGCCATGCTGGAGATGACGACCCCCGCCCCGCCGGGGGCGATGACGTCGCCGAACTCGCGCAGTACCAGTGCGACACCGAGCAAATCGACAGCCAGGATCGATGCGGCGGAGGCCTGCGCAGGGGAGAGTCCAGCGGTGTGCGCCAGTTGTGTCACATTGCCCAGCGAGTCGGCGAACTCGGCAAGCGCGTGCACCGAGTCAGGCGAAGCGACATCGACCGTCTGACTCTTCACGTCGTATCCGTCGGCGGACAGCGATTCGGCGACCGAGGTCAGCACCCGTTCGTTGTTGTCGGCGAGCAGCACGGTCTTCGACGAGCCCAGCCGCCGGGCGATCGCCTGGCCCATGCCACCAACGCCGATCACGGTCAGCACTTCGCGGTACACCGTCACTGGGTCTCCTCTGCCCAAGCGATATGCCTATCGAAGAATAGGCGCACGGCCGCTACGTTGGATGAAATGTCGGGTCAACGACCGTGGAATATCAACATCCACTACAACGCACTGATCGACGCCGAGGTCTCCGCCGAGGCGGAGCAGGTGCTGGATGTCGGGTGCGGTGACGGCTTTCTGGCCGCCCGATTGGCGGAGCGAATCCCCAGCGTTGTTGCCCTGGACGTCGACGAGCCGGTATTGAAGCGCGCGAGTGCTCGGTTCCCCAACGCGCCAGTGCAGTGGACGCACGGTGACGTGATGACAACCGAGCTACCCAATTTCGACGCCGTGGTGTCCAATGCCGCGTTGCACCACATCGACGACACCCGGGCGGCGTTGGCACGCCTTGCCGGCCTGCTGCGTCCAGACGGAACCTTGGTTGTCGTCACGTTCGTCAAACCATCTGCGCGAGAGGGGTTGTGGCATTTGGCCTCGTTGGTGGCCTGCGGTGTCGTCAACAAGATCCGGGGCAAATGGGAGCACACCGCTCCCATCAAGTGGCCCCCACCGGACAACTTCGCCGAGTTGCGCGGGCACGTGCGTGCGGTGCTTCCCGGCGCACGGATCCGGCGCCTGCTCTACGGAAGGGTGCTGATCAGCTGGCGACCGGCGGATGCAGCCCTGACCCGTCGCCGCCTGGCCGGCCGCACTGATGACCTCGACGGCTTGATTGCGGATGCGCGAACCCAACATCCGCATACCGGCGTGCAGCTCGTCCCTCCTGCACCGCCGCCTCGGCGGCCTCGACCGGACTCGACAGGAACGGCTTGAAATTCGGACCGGCCCTCGCGCAGCAGACGAAAAACCCGATCTGCAACTCGGCGATGGCTGGGGCCGCGCCTGGTTGCGCGAGATCAACGGCGAGGGTGCAGTTTTGCGCGGAATTCATCGAATCGATCTCTGTCGCAACGTCATCCAGCACCGTTTGCCGACGGGCCAGCAGGACGACATTGACGCCAGGAACCCCTATCCGACCGTGCTGACTCGCACGGTGGTGAACTGCCGCCGGGCGATGCGCCATCCCTCGGCCGCGCGCACGATTGTGTCGTCCTAGTAACCGATTCCGTTGATGCCGCATGCGTTTTCGGCCGACATTATCAGGGCGTCGACCTAGGTGCGGGACACGGCGATCTCCGTTGGGATGTGACAGGATTCGCCGCTGGACCGAGCCGCATCGCCTCCGGCGGTTAGCTCGGTGCCTGACTGAGCTTGCCGATGGCGGCCTGCAGCTTGGCTGCGGCCTCGTCGGCGACCTCATGCAGGCCCGGCTGGTCCACGACACGGACCATCAGTTGTGGGTCCATCGCCTCCACCAGGACACCGCCGTCATCGGCAGCGCGTAGTACCACGTTGCACGGCAGCAACTGGCCGATCTGGCGGTCCACGTCCAGGGCGCGGTGCGCGAGCTGCGGATTGCAGGCGCCGAGGATCAGGTAGTCCTCCATGTCCTTGCCGAGCTTCTGCTTCAGCGTGGCCTTGACGTCGATTCTGGTCAGGACGCCGAAGCCCTGTTCGGCGAGAGCCTGCGTGGTCTGTTCGACGGCTTCGCTGAACGAAGTGTGCAGCGTCGTGGTCAAACCGGTGGTTCCTAGTGGCATGGCTGATCCCTTTCTGTTCGTCTAGGCCAGGGCCAGAAAAAGCTTTTCCAACTCGGCTTCGCTCAGCGGCGGCGCGTCCCCGTGCTGCGTGCCGTTGATGCAGTCACGCAGGCCGCATGCGACGATCTTGAACCCGGCACGGTCGAGCGCTTTCGACACCGCTGCGAGTTGGGTAACGACGTCTTTGCAGTTTCGGCCCTGCTCGATCATTGCGATCACGCCGCCGAGTTGACCCTGCGCGCGGCGCAATCGATTGAGCACCGCAGCCATCGTGTCTTCGTCAGAGTTCATCGAATGCCTTCCCGGTATCAACCCTGCCCATACTATACCAATACCCCCTCCGGTATCAGTATAGTCTCGGGCATGGACGAACAGCATCTTCACCACGACGTTCACCAAGGCGTTCTGGATGACCTCAACCCGCAGCATCGGTCGCTTCGTCAGATGATTCCCGGTGTGTACGCCGGATTCGGTGAGATGAGCAAAGCGGCAATGGCGTCCGGCGCCCTCGATGTCAAGTACAAGGAGCTCATTGCGCTGGCGATCGGGGTGGTGCACGGATGTGACGGATGCATCGCCTCCCACGCTAAAGCGGCGGTCCGGGCCGGAGCCTCGAAGGAGGAGGCCGCGGAGGCCCTCGGCGTCAGCATCATGATGTACGGCGGGCCGGGCACCATCTACGGCGCCCGTGCCTACCAGGCGTTTTGCGAGTTCGCCGACGCTCGATCCAAAACCTAGACCCGGCCCCGGGGGTCCTGTCAGCTATTCGCCGGGCACGTTGTCGTGGCCTGCCGCTTGCTTTGCCTACTGTCCGCGTTGAATGATCGGCCGCAGCCTCGCAGAAGGAGCGCCCGTGGGTAAGCGTAAGAGTCGCACCGTCAACCGGTGGGAGTTGGTGACCTGCGCGGTCGCCGGCCACGCCACCTACGCCCCTGACGACGAGCAACTGGCCGAACGCCTGTCTGCCAGGACCGAACTCGGCGAGGTGTGGCGCTGCCTGCGCTGCGGTGACTTTGCGCTTGGTGAACCGCACGGCCGTGGCCATCCCGAAGATGCGCCGATGATCATGCGCGGCAAGGCGTTACGGCAAGCGATCATCATCCGTGCACTGGCCGTCGAGCGGCTCGGGCGGGCCGTCGTGCTGGGGCTGGCGGCGTGGGCGGTATGGACGTTTCGCGGTGCCCGGGGGGCCATCCAGGCCACCCTCGACCGCGACCTGCCGGTCTTTCGTGCCGCCGGATTCAAAGTCGACCAGATGTCGGCGATCCATGAGCTGGAGAAGGCATTGGCGGCCAAACCCTCGACGCTGACCTTGATCACGTGCCTGCTCGCCGCTTATGCCGTGCTCCAAGTCGTCGAAGGCGTCGGCCTTTGGCTGATGAAACGCTGGGGTGAGTATTTCGCGGTGGTGGCCACCTCGGTGTTCCTGCCGTTGGAGATTCACGACCTCCTCAAGGGCATCACGACGACGCGGGTGGCGACCTTGACGATCAACATCGCTGCGGTGCTCTATCTGTTGATCTCCAAGCGGCTGTTCGGGCTACGGGGCGGCCGCAATGCCTACGAAGAGGAACGGCAGGGCGAACAACTCCTCGATCTGGAACGTGCGGCCATGACGGCGGCCTGAGCGCAGACGGCCGAGTAGGTGTGAGCCAGGCGACACCGCTGCTAACTTGACTTCAGTTTAGTCAGCCCCGGAGGATGCCGGTATGAGCGAAACCGCGGGTGCTGCCGTGCGTGACCAAGGCGAGCGAAACCGAATCATCGAATGGGCTGACCCGTTCAGCGCGGCGGAGGCGGCACGCAGCCGCAGCGGCCTGGAGTTCTTGCAGGCCATGGTCGACGGAGAAATTCCGCCGCCGCCCGTGATGAGCACCATCGGCGGCCGGCTCGAATCGGTCTCGGCAGGCACCGCCGTCTTCACCTTGACACCGGCCGAGTTTCACTACAACCCGATCGGGTCGGTACACGGCGGGATGTATTGCACGCTGCTGGATTCGGCCGCCGCGTGCGCCGTGCACAGCATGCTGCCCGCCGGGGTGGCCTACACCAGCCTCGATCTATCGGTGCGGTTCATCGGCGCGATGAGCGTCGAGACCGGCCCGGTCCGATGCACCGGCACGGTGACGCATTTGGGCCGGCGCACCGCGCTGGCCGAGGCGAAATTGACCAGTTGTTCCGGGAAACTGCTGGCCACCGCCACTAGTAACTGCCTGATTCTGAACCCATGAGGTCGACGTGAAACTCTCGGGACGGCTCGCCGATCGGGATGGCTGGACGGCGGCCGACTGGTGCCCGATGGAATACGCGCTGCAGTTGATCGGCACCCATTCGGCCATGGTGCTGCTTCGCGAAGCCTTCTGGGGCGGAAGGCGTTTCGATGATCTGGCGCGTCGCGCCGGGGTTACCGAACAGATTGCCGCCAAGCGGTTGCGCCAGCTCGTCGAGGCGGGGTTGATGGAGAAGCGGCCGTACAAGGAACGCGGCCAGCGCACGCGGTACGAGTACGTTCTCACCGAGCGGGGGCATGCCCTGTTCCCGGTGCTGATCAGCCTGATCGAATTCGGCAGGCTGCTGCAGGCCGAGCCCGGTACGGAGTTGGTGCACGACGGCTGCGGTGAGCCAGTGGCCCCACAGGTGCGATGCGCGGCCGGACACGATGTTTCGTTTTCCGACGTCGTCATTCGAAAAGCGAAGCGCTGACTGGAAATACTGTGATTACCCCGACCTCTGCGACACGGTGTGCGGGATCGCACACCGCACATCCGGGCGGCGTATCACGTTGTTCACCGCCCCGCGGTGCAGGCTTAAAGGGAATCGGCTGATATGGCACCAGGCGACGTACCGAAGTCGCACCAATGAAGGATCGACACCGTGACAGCACTACAGAACTTGCTTAACCAGAGCCCCGGTGGCTCTGCCATCGCCGCGCCGATGAAGGCACGCGCCTGCCGCGCTTTGTACGCGATGCGGCGCGGCCGCCCGTCACAGAGGGTCACCGGCCCGAACCTGATGCGGCCTGGCTCGGAACGCTGCTGACCCGCCATCACCTCCCCCATTCTGCACCTGCTTGCGGCGTGCCCACTCCCAAGGACAAGGATTCGTCTTGTCGCTCAACGGATCTGGCTGGCTGGCTCACGTCTGACCACGATGAGCCATGCTGCGCAATTGACCGCCAGGCCGCACAGCCGCGTCGATAGTGTGGATGCAGCTGGGGTGCGGTGCTGTGGCGCACCGACGGCCTGAGCACCCTTGTTGCGCAAGTTGCTCATCGTCGCACTGGTCATCGAGGTCGCTCTGTGTACGACGCGGCCCGCCGCCCGTCGGCCGCGTTGGGCGGGTGGTCGATGTTGACCAGCGTGCGGGCGATCTTCTCGAGGCGGGTGTTGGAGTCTTGTGACAGTTTGACCAGTAGATCGAAGGCAGCAGCAGCATCGACATCGAACCGTTCCATGAGCATGCCTTTGGCCTGGCCGATGATGTCGCGTGACTCGATGGCGTGCCGAAGGTGCTCGACCTCGGCCAGGTGGCGGGCGCTATTCACCGCATCGACCGCGGCCAGGGTATGCAGTATCTCGGTCGGCGGTAACGAACCGGTAGCATCGATGGCCCGCGCGATGACCGCGAGTGCCATCCCGATATCGGAAATCTCCGCTCCGTAGCGGTGCACGACGCCGACAAGCTCACCGTGGTCGACGAGCGGAGTGTTGACCGGACTCCACACCCTGGGAACGAACTGCCCCGGAGCGTCGGGATCGGGGATGTCGTAGCGCTGGATCCACAAGTTGTCGATCTCTTCGCGGCGCATCGCAGTTTCCAGCGACGCCGCCAGGCGTGCGACGCCGTTTGCCTGCGGGTCATCGGGATCTTCGGGGAAAGCATCGAATAAGAACTGTCCGATCAACTCACCCTTCCCGCGCAAAGTCGCGTGCTCATAGGCGGCGCTGGCGGCGCGGATCGTCAAGTTGCGGTCGAGCACCACAAATCCGTCGCTGGGCACCCTGTCGGCCATATCCCGAGCGATCGCCTCAAACCTGCCCCGCCGTATCACGTCAGATAGCGAGCCCTAACGACCTGATCCTGCAAGACCGCACAGTAGGAGACGATACCGCCACCTGCGGCCGCGATCAGCGCGCTGGGCGCGCAGCGGGTCTTCGAAGTGATTGCCTACCCGTGGCTCCGGCCGAGTTGGGACGGCGACGACGACCTTGTCATCGCCGAAGTGACAGTGCGCGCGGCGGGTCGGTGACGGCTTCGCGATGACGCTGGTCCTGGGCACGGTGGCTCGCGAGCAGTCCACCACTTGCTTGCGTCGATCGACCCGCTGCCCCGATCGCCGAGAAGGCCGAGTCGTAGGTCTTCCGGCTTAGGCCCGGTACGGTCGCGGTATGGCTCTCCCCCCTGCAGGAAGTAACAGTGCGGCCATCGTCACCGGGGCATCGTCGGGCATCGGCGAGGAGATCGCCACGATTCTGGCGAAACGCGGCTACCACATCGTCCTGGTTGCCCGCAGCGCCGACCGGCTGGAGGCGCTCGCCAGAAAATTGGGATCCAAGGCGCATCCACTGCCCGCCGACCTCGCCCGGCGCAGCGACCGTGCGACCCTGCTGGATCGGGTGGGCGAGCTGGGGCTGACCCCCGACATCCTGATCAACAATGCAGGCCTGTCAACGCTGGGAGTGGTGG harbors:
- a CDS encoding ANTAR domain-containing protein; the encoded protein is MADRVPSDGFVVLDRNLTIRAASAAYEHATLRGKGELIGQFLFDAFPEDPDDPQANGVARLAASLETAMRREEIDNLWIQRYDIPDPDAPGQFVPRVWSPVNTPLVDHGELVGVVHRYGAEISDIGMALAVIARAIDATGSLPPTEILHTLAAVDAVNSARHLAEVEHLRHAIESRDIIGQAKGMLMERFDVDAAAAFDLLVKLSQDSNTRLEKIARTLVNIDHPPNAADGRRAASYTERPR